A stretch of Desulfuromonas acetexigens DNA encodes these proteins:
- the tnpB gene encoding IS66 family insertion sequence element accessory protein TnpB (TnpB, as the term is used for proteins encoded by IS66 family insertion elements, is considered an accessory protein, since TnpC, encoded by a neighboring gene, is a DDE family transposase.) gives MHPTGCQPILLYDQAVDMRKSFEGLSALVEAAFPGKLLTGSLFLFLNRRRNLIKILAWEGDGFAIWYKRLEQGTFPDCFPGRRELTRQQFVLLLEGIVPKRLSRRFSL, from the coding sequence GTGCATCCCACGGGCTGTCAGCCGATTCTGTTGTACGACCAGGCGGTCGACATGCGCAAGAGCTTCGAAGGGCTGAGCGCCCTGGTCGAGGCCGCTTTCCCCGGAAAGCTTCTGACCGGCTCGCTGTTTCTGTTTCTCAACCGCCGCCGGAATCTGATCAAGATCCTGGCCTGGGAGGGCGACGGGTTCGCCATCTGGTACAAGCGGCTGGAGCAGGGCACTTTTCCGGATTGTTTTCCCGGCCGCCGGGAGCTGACCCGACAGCAGTTTGTCCTGCTTTTGGAAGGGATTGTGCCGAAGCGCTTAAGCCGGCGTTTTTCCTTATAA
- a CDS encoding HEPN domain-containing protein, which yields MTDRETLFRYRLGQAEETLLEAEKMLADGYSSRTLVNRAYYAMFYTALALFLGLEIDCKTSKHAGVISVFDREVIKSGRMDTRFSRLLHQLFTLRQTADYRELVEIDAADAANAVKSAREFFEAATDIVGREK from the coding sequence ATGACCGACCGGGAAACCTTATTTCGTTACCGCCTCGGTCAGGCGGAAGAGACGCTGCTCGAAGCCGAGAAAATGCTGGCCGATGGTTACTCCAGCCGCACCCTCGTCAACCGGGCCTATTACGCCATGTTTTACACCGCCCTCGCCCTCTTTCTTGGTCTTGAAATCGACTGCAAAACCTCCAAACATGCCGGAGTGATTTCCGTTTTCGATCGCGAGGTGATCAAGTCCGGGCGAATGGACACCCGTTTTTCCCGCCTATTGCACCAACTCTTCACGTTGCGGCAGACGGCCGACTATCGGGAACTGGTCGAAATCGATGCTGCCGACGCCGCCAATGCGGTCAAATCCGCCCGGGAATTTTTCGAAGCGGCCACGGATATTGTCGGCAGAGAAAAGTAG
- a CDS encoding nucleotidyltransferase domain-containing protein has product MPLTQSDLQTARELKERLARLAPLLDFRVFGSRARGDAGSDSDMDVFVEFEVVDKALEARISEVAWEIGFQREVVIAPLVFSRYEVEKSPLRASPVLKAIAEEGLRI; this is encoded by the coding sequence ATGCCTTTAACCCAAAGCGACCTGCAAACCGCCCGGGAACTGAAAGAGCGCCTGGCCCGCCTGGCTCCGCTGCTCGACTTTCGGGTCTTCGGCTCGCGCGCCCGGGGAGACGCGGGCAGCGACTCGGACATGGACGTTTTTGTTGAATTCGAGGTGGTCGACAAGGCTCTTGAAGCGCGGATTTCCGAGGTGGCCTGGGAGATCGGCTTCCAGCGCGAGGTGGTGATTGCCCCGCTGGTGTTCAGCCGTTACGAGGTGGAAAAATCACCCTTACGCGCTTCTCCCGTCCTCAAGGCTATTGCCGAGGAAGGACTCCGGATATGA
- the tnpA gene encoding IS66 family insertion sequence element accessory protein TnpA → MPDLKQEWTDKITAWRESGQSIAAWCRQHEESYYRFIYWRKRLEPKQEKAGRFVELTLGTSSLLLSCNGMTLHIERGFDRELLRDVLSVLRAV, encoded by the coding sequence ATGCCGGACCTGAAGCAGGAATGGACAGATAAAATTACCGCTTGGCGGGAGAGCGGCCAGAGCATCGCCGCCTGGTGCCGGCAGCATGAAGAAAGCTACTATCGCTTCATCTACTGGCGCAAGCGCCTGGAGCCGAAACAGGAAAAGGCAGGTCGCTTTGTCGAGCTGACCCTCGGGACTTCGTCACTGCTTCTTTCCTGCAACGGCATGACCCTGCATATCGAGCGCGGCTTCGATCGTGAGCTGCTGCGGGATGTGCTGTCGGTTTTGCGAGCGGTGTGA